The proteins below come from a single Candidatus Hydrogenedentota bacterium genomic window:
- a CDS encoding proton-conducting transporter membrane subunit, protein MNELEPYFRLDWLSGSVAAFVAGYTVLTLVYSMGYMQGRHAQGRYYGYILLTCILSIAAAFADNLVLFVTCWGLLGLLLYLLTNLGESPGAAKTAKKTFIIIGGTDSLMILGLALAWSLGGRPSLFHLRMTALDIPIVSPAAVMAYLCLLSGALAKAGAMPFHTWVPDTAQDAPLPVAAFLPASLDKLLGIYLLVRLNVDIFVLTKGLYTFLMLLGSFTIVAAVMMALVQHDMRRLLGYHAVSQVGYMILGIGTGTPLGIAGGLFHMFNNTLYKSCLFFSGGAVTREARTDDLDELGGYAHAMPITYTTFLIAALAISGIPPLNGFVSKWMIYQSLAAIGRDGGWLWMLCLASALFGSVLTLASFMKLIHAIFLARPARKIEGNKETSLLLLAPHVILAGLCVLFGVFAFQIPLGGFIGPAVGMPIDYPGDWHTLAGALLLLAGFGAGAVLYVFGTALRTRTVEPFVGGEVLEKQPAMRMSGVEFYKTVEEAPLLHRTYRAASQKLFDLYELGSRATFGISRLFSEIHNGELPYYLAWCILGMVVLFFVLLGGSL, encoded by the coding sequence ATGAACGAGCTGGAACCGTACTTCAGACTGGATTGGCTGTCCGGCAGCGTGGCCGCTTTCGTTGCCGGCTACACCGTGTTGACGCTCGTGTATTCAATGGGCTACATGCAGGGACGCCATGCCCAAGGCCGCTACTACGGCTATATCCTGCTGACGTGCATCCTGTCGATTGCGGCCGCCTTTGCGGATAATCTGGTCTTGTTCGTGACCTGCTGGGGGTTACTGGGGCTGCTGCTATACCTGCTCACCAACCTCGGAGAATCCCCGGGCGCGGCGAAAACGGCGAAGAAGACGTTTATCATCATCGGCGGCACGGACAGCCTCATGATCCTCGGTCTTGCGCTTGCCTGGAGCCTCGGCGGCCGGCCGTCGCTCTTCCACCTTCGAATGACGGCCCTCGACATTCCGATTGTCTCCCCGGCTGCCGTGATGGCCTATCTCTGCCTGCTGTCCGGCGCGCTGGCCAAAGCGGGCGCCATGCCGTTCCACACATGGGTGCCCGATACCGCGCAGGATGCCCCCCTGCCGGTGGCGGCTTTCCTCCCGGCTTCCCTGGATAAACTCCTCGGCATCTACCTTCTCGTGCGCCTGAACGTGGACATATTCGTCCTCACAAAAGGGCTCTACACATTCCTCATGTTGTTGGGGAGTTTCACCATAGTTGCTGCCGTCATGATGGCGCTCGTTCAGCACGACATGCGGCGTCTGCTGGGATATCATGCCGTCAGCCAGGTGGGGTATATGATTCTGGGCATCGGCACAGGCACGCCCCTGGGAATCGCCGGCGGGCTCTTCCACATGTTCAACAATACCCTCTACAAGAGTTGCCTGTTCTTTTCCGGCGGCGCCGTCACCCGCGAAGCACGGACCGATGACCTCGATGAACTCGGCGGCTATGCCCATGCCATGCCCATAACCTATACCACCTTCCTGATAGCCGCCCTGGCTATCTCCGGCATCCCGCCGCTGAACGGCTTCGTCTCGAAGTGGATGATCTACCAGAGCCTGGCCGCAATCGGCCGTGATGGCGGGTGGCTCTGGATGCTTTGTCTCGCGTCCGCGCTGTTCGGGAGTGTCTTGACCTTGGCCAGTTTCATGAAGCTCATCCACGCCATCTTCCTGGCCCGGCCCGCCCGCAAGATCGAAGGAAACAAAGAAACGTCTCTTCTGCTGTTGGCGCCCCATGTCATCCTGGCCGGTCTGTGCGTCCTCTTCGGGGTGTTCGCGTTTCAAATACCCTTGGGCGGATTCATCGGGCCCGCCGTAGGCATGCCCATTGACTACCCGGGCGACTGGCATACCCTCGCGGGCGCGTTGCTCTTGCTCGCCGGGTTCGGCGCGGGCGCTGTGCTTTACGTTTTCGGAACAGCCCTGAGGACGCGAACCGTCGAGCCTTTCGTTGGCGGGGAAGTGCTGGAAAAACAGCCTGCGATGCGGATGTCCGGCGTCGAATTCTACAAAACCGTTGAAGAAGCGCCTCTTCTCCATCGGACCTATCGCGCCGCGTCTCAAAAGCTGTTCGATCTTTATGAGCTGGGTTCGCGCGCCACATTCGGCATCAGCAGATTGTTCTCAGAAATTCACAACGGCGAACTGCCGTACTACCTGGCGTGGTGCATCCTGGGGATGGTCGTGCTGTTCTTCGTGCTGCTGGGAGGAAGCCTATGA
- a CDS encoding Na+/H+ antiporter subunit E, with protein MSKVILFIFAWLVWCLLTWPPSLPVLLAGAGVAALVAFLTGDLFVKRPHILRNPVRYWYFCFIFLPVFLWQCLRANVDVAWRVLNPRLPIRPGIVRVHTELKSDVGLTFLANAITLTPGTMTVDIDRDAGVLYIHCIYVKETEIEAASREISGRFEYILREIFE; from the coding sequence ATGAGCAAGGTCATTCTGTTTATCTTTGCATGGCTCGTTTGGTGCTTGCTCACGTGGCCGCCGTCGCTGCCTGTTTTGCTGGCAGGGGCGGGTGTGGCCGCGCTGGTCGCCTTTTTAACCGGAGACCTCTTCGTAAAACGGCCGCACATTCTGCGCAATCCCGTCCGCTATTGGTATTTCTGTTTCATCTTTCTGCCCGTGTTCCTGTGGCAATGTCTGCGGGCCAACGTGGACGTCGCCTGGCGCGTGCTGAACCCCCGCCTCCCCATACGTCCCGGCATCGTACGCGTCCACACGGAATTGAAATCGGACGTGGGGCTGACGTTCCTGGCCAACGCCATCACCCTGACCCCTGGAACCATGACCGTCGACATCGACCGTGACGCGGGCGTCTTGTATATCCACTGCATCTACGTCAAAGAAACGGAGATTGAAGCGGCAAGCCGTGAGATTTCCGGGCGGTTCGAATACATACTGCGGGAAATCTTCGAATAG
- a CDS encoding MnhB domain-containing protein encodes MRTNEDNHKEGMSLIVKTITRLSVGLILLYGIYIVLHGHLSPGGGFAGGVIVALSFVHLVLAFGKRQAFRTLSESGTASLESLGGVLFLTIALAGFSGGYFFTNVLPNGEPYALLSAGTIPLSNIAICLKVAGGLFAIFIALVLLNPESEQGS; translated from the coding sequence ATGCGAACAAATGAGGACAACCACAAAGAAGGCATGTCGCTGATCGTAAAGACCATCACACGGCTCAGCGTCGGCCTGATCCTCCTCTACGGGATTTACATCGTGCTGCACGGGCACCTGTCGCCCGGCGGCGGTTTTGCGGGCGGAGTGATTGTCGCGCTGTCCTTCGTGCATCTGGTGCTCGCCTTCGGAAAACGGCAGGCGTTCCGGACGCTGTCGGAATCCGGCACGGCTTCGCTCGAGAGCCTGGGAGGGGTACTGTTTCTGACAATCGCGCTTGCCGGCTTTTCCGGCGGCTATTTCTTTACCAACGTGTTGCCCAATGGGGAGCCCTATGCCCTGTTGAGCGCGGGGACCATCCCCTTGAGCAACATCGCAATCTGTCTGAAAGTGGCCGGCGGCCTATTCGCGATTTTCATCGCACTGGTGCTGTTGAACCCGGAATCGGAGCAAGGGTCATGA
- a CDS encoding sodium:proton antiporter, with amino-acid sequence MIAYMLCLVLFCLGVYGALAKRNVIKIVLSLAIAECAVNLMFILIAYRVHGSAPILQRGTEGGAPVMVDPLPHALVLTAIVIGLATTALMVALAMRIYQQYGTYDISEIRELKG; translated from the coding sequence ATGATCGCGTACATGCTGTGCTTGGTCCTGTTTTGCCTGGGAGTGTACGGCGCGCTCGCCAAACGCAACGTCATCAAGATCGTTTTGAGCCTCGCCATTGCCGAATGCGCCGTCAACCTGATGTTTATCCTTATTGCCTACCGCGTGCACGGTTCCGCGCCGATTCTGCAGCGCGGGACGGAAGGCGGCGCGCCGGTCATGGTAGATCCCCTTCCGCATGCCCTCGTGCTGACGGCCATCGTCATCGGCCTTGCCACTACGGCGCTCATGGTTGCCTTGGCAATGCGCATTTATCAGCAATACGGAACGTACGACATCAGTGAAATCCGGGAGCTTAAAGGATGA
- a CDS encoding proton-conducting transporter membrane subunit, which translates to MTPPSYIMPLCVALPLGGAFVTALLGRRFPALAPLLGTVASALLLAISLLSVKVLLQHGVLVYTVGGWPPPVGISMVLDGLTAFMLVTVNLVAFLVVIFCLDYVNQFTARSSFYVLFLLMVTGMNGVIVTGDLFNLFVFLEVAAVASYGLVAFGMEKHALEAAFKYAVMGSVGSLCILLGIAMLYATTSTLNMADMARVLAMNEPGALTAFVTVLFLMGFGMKGAVVPFHAWLPDAHSSAPAPISAMLSGVLIKALGVYALCRVTFNILGASPRILGVLLFIGALSMVAGVFLAIGQWDLKRLLAYHSISQIGYVILGIGLGTPLGIMGGLFHLFNHSLFKSLLFLDSGVIEYATGTRDLKEMGGLRAKLPVTGATTLAASMSIAGIPPFNGFWSKLLIIVAAIQAERYGYAFWAVLASILTLASFMKVMRYTFFGQLNTRWNSVTETSFFMKLSLVALAVLCVLGGLLLLPQAREAFLGLASEAITNGTEYVKMAITQAR; encoded by the coding sequence ATGACACCCCCATCCTATATCATGCCACTCTGTGTCGCCCTGCCGCTCGGCGGCGCGTTCGTGACGGCCCTTCTCGGCCGCAGGTTTCCGGCTCTGGCGCCGCTGCTGGGCACGGTCGCATCGGCGCTTCTTCTGGCAATATCGTTGCTTTCCGTGAAAGTGCTCCTCCAGCACGGCGTCCTGGTCTACACCGTCGGAGGATGGCCTCCTCCCGTCGGCATCTCCATGGTCCTTGACGGTCTGACGGCCTTCATGCTTGTCACTGTCAATCTCGTCGCGTTTCTGGTCGTTATCTTCTGCCTCGATTACGTTAACCAGTTCACGGCGCGGTCGAGCTTCTACGTGTTGTTCCTGCTGATGGTTACCGGGATGAACGGCGTCATCGTTACCGGAGATCTGTTCAACCTCTTCGTCTTTCTTGAGGTCGCCGCCGTGGCGAGTTACGGGCTGGTCGCCTTCGGCATGGAGAAGCACGCCCTCGAGGCCGCTTTCAAATACGCCGTGATGGGGTCCGTCGGCTCGCTGTGTATCCTCCTCGGGATCGCCATGTTGTATGCCACCACGTCTACCCTCAACATGGCCGACATGGCGCGTGTTCTGGCCATGAACGAACCCGGCGCGCTGACCGCTTTTGTAACCGTGTTGTTCCTCATGGGCTTCGGAATGAAAGGGGCCGTGGTTCCGTTCCACGCATGGCTTCCGGACGCCCACTCTTCCGCCCCCGCGCCCATCTCCGCGATGCTTTCCGGTGTCTTGATAAAGGCGCTGGGGGTCTACGCCCTGTGCCGCGTGACATTTAACATCCTCGGCGCATCCCCGCGCATTCTCGGCGTGCTCCTGTTCATCGGCGCCCTGTCCATGGTGGCCGGCGTCTTCCTGGCCATCGGACAATGGGACCTCAAACGGTTGCTCGCCTACCACTCCATCAGCCAGATAGGATACGTCATCCTGGGCATCGGGCTGGGCACCCCGCTCGGCATCATGGGGGGACTCTTCCACCTTTTCAACCATTCCCTCTTCAAGTCCCTCCTCTTTCTGGATTCCGGCGTCATCGAATATGCCACGGGCACGCGCGACCTGAAAGAAATGGGGGGGCTGCGCGCAAAACTGCCGGTGACGGGCGCCACCACGCTCGCCGCATCGATGTCCATCGCGGGCATTCCGCCCTTCAACGGCTTCTGGAGCAAACTCCTGATCATCGTCGCCGCAATCCAGGCCGAACGCTACGGATACGCGTTCTGGGCTGTGCTGGCAAGCATTCTGACGCTGGCATCGTTCATGAAAGTCATGCGTTACACGTTTTTCGGGCAGTTGAATACCCGATGGAACTCCGTCACCGAAACGTCTTTCTTCATGAAACTGTCGTTGGTTGCATTGGCCGTCCTGTGTGTTCTGGGAGGCCTCCTGCTACTGCCACAGGCCCGGGAAGCGTTCCTGGGATTAGCCTCCGAGGCGATCACAAACGGCACGGAATACGTCAAAATGGCGATAACACAAGCGAGATAA
- a CDS encoding DUF4040 domain-containing protein, which produces MIALYAILVVMIIGAIIAIEARDLLSAVIAVGTVGLGISLVALVAKAPDVAITQLVVEIISVVILIRATIRIGLPRSTHGSKPLLGVVALVFGITVLVIGAMAFAEIPPLGAPHMRVSETYVAEGLEGTGAVNIVTAILLDFRGYDTLGEATVLFAAAMGVLAIARPAGRRKTETEPHHANK; this is translated from the coding sequence ATGATTGCCCTCTACGCAATACTTGTCGTGATGATCATCGGTGCAATCATCGCCATCGAGGCGCGCGACCTGCTGTCGGCGGTAATCGCCGTCGGGACGGTGGGACTGGGCATTTCCCTGGTCGCGCTGGTGGCGAAGGCCCCGGACGTCGCGATCACGCAGCTCGTCGTCGAGATCATCTCCGTGGTGATCCTCATCCGGGCGACCATCAGAATCGGCCTGCCCCGCTCGACGCACGGCAGCAAGCCGTTGCTGGGCGTCGTGGCCCTCGTGTTCGGAATCACCGTGCTGGTGATCGGGGCGATGGCCTTCGCTGAGATTCCGCCGCTCGGCGCCCCGCATATGCGCGTGTCAGAGACCTATGTGGCCGAAGGCCTCGAAGGCACCGGCGCCGTCAATATTGTTACAGCTATTCTGCTGGATTTCAGAGGGTACGACACTCTGGGCGAAGCCACCGTGCTGTTTGCCGCCGCCATGGGCGTGCTGGCCATTGCTCGCCCCGCAGGGCGCCGAAAGACGGAAACGGAACCACATCATGCGAACAAATGA